A genomic window from Flavobacterium phycosphaerae includes:
- a CDS encoding T9SS type A sorting domain-containing protein, which produces MSWINIRNNHAQTFTQTAYNGCWNNPNLTSICVDDNEVVPAQNFITNCGITQPISIVTDCSLSTNEPETTTLALAPNPTNGKVFFSNPKGLFTTISVVNQLGQLVINSFDCVQGDNSVDLSGLPKGVYLIQLEGGGVIKNAKVIKE; this is translated from the coding sequence TTGAGCTGGATTAACATTAGAAATAACCACGCGCAAACCTTTACACAGACCGCTTATAACGGTTGCTGGAACAACCCTAATCTTACCTCAATTTGTGTAGATGATAATGAAGTGGTACCCGCACAGAATTTTATAACTAACTGTGGCATAACACAGCCTATAAGTATTGTTACTGATTGTTCGTTGAGCACCAATGAGCCGGAGACAACTACTCTTGCCCTAGCGCCTAACCCTACTAATGGAAAGGTTTTCTTTAGTAATCCTAAAGGCCTGTTTACTACTATTTCGGTGGTTAATCAGCTTGGTCAGTTAGTCATCAACTCTTTTGACTGTGTGCAGGGTGACAATAGTGTTGATTTGAGTGGTTTGCCCAAAGGGGTTTATTTGATACAACTTGAAGGTGGCGGAGTCATCAAAAATGCCAAAGTGATAAAAGAATAA
- a CDS encoding leucine-rich repeat domain-containing protein, with product MKRILITVLVLTLSALNAQVINFPDLAFKAKLLQADTNNYIAGGVKIDANNDGEIEQSEALTVYTISITAGNIVDLTGIAYFTNIFDITIVNNNLLTANLASLTNLQTLGLGGNHLTTVNLNGLSNLWFLLLEGNQLTEVDFSTLVALKILIIDQNPLTHLDFSNNHFLSN from the coding sequence ATGAAAAGAATACTAATAACCGTATTGGTTTTAACATTGAGTGCCTTGAATGCGCAGGTCATTAATTTTCCTGACCTAGCCTTTAAAGCCAAATTACTTCAAGCGGACACCAATAATTATATTGCAGGGGGTGTAAAAATTGATGCCAATAATGATGGAGAGATAGAGCAAAGCGAAGCTTTAACAGTTTATACTATTTCAATCACAGCTGGAAACATCGTTGACTTAACAGGAATAGCATATTTTACAAATATATTTGACATAACTATTGTAAATAATAATCTTCTAACTGCTAATTTAGCAAGTTTAACCAATCTTCAAACACTAGGATTAGGAGGCAATCATCTAACCACTGTAAACCTGAATGGATTGAGTAATTTGTGGTTTCTCCTTTTGGAAGGTAATCAATTGACAGAAGTAGATTTTTCAACATTAGTCGCTCTTAAAATACTTATTATTGATCAAAATCCATTAACGCATCTGGACTTTAGCAACAATCATTTTTTGAGCAATTGA
- the tsf gene encoding translation elongation factor Ts, giving the protein MSTITITAADVNKLRQVTGAGMMDCKKALVEAEGDFDKAIQNLREKGQKVAANRSDRESSEGAAVSFINADNTKGAIITLNCETDFVGKNEAFVALAKALVEKAINFSSKEEFLASDFNGITVAEKLIEQTGVIGEKIEIGGFEILEGAFVGSYVHVNKIAALTAISAKIDNAETLTKDVSMQVASMGADTLSYKDFDPAFVASELAARIAVIEKENEEAKRLGKTLKNVPKYISYSQLTEEVIKQAEEDAKAELKAEGKPEQIWDKILPGKVQRFISDNTTLDQEKALLDQNFIKDDSKKVGDYVKGFNVEITGFKRVTLG; this is encoded by the coding sequence ATGTCAACAATCACAATCACTGCTGCAGACGTAAACAAATTAAGACAAGTTACAGGTGCCGGAATGATGGACTGTAAAAAAGCTTTAGTTGAAGCGGAAGGCGATTTCGATAAAGCTATACAAAACCTTAGAGAAAAAGGGCAAAAAGTGGCGGCTAATCGTTCTGACCGTGAGTCTTCTGAAGGAGCTGCTGTTTCTTTCATCAATGCTGACAACACTAAAGGAGCGATCATCACTTTGAACTGCGAAACTGACTTCGTAGGTAAAAATGAAGCTTTCGTAGCTTTAGCCAAAGCTTTAGTTGAAAAAGCAATCAATTTCTCTTCAAAAGAAGAATTTTTAGCTTCTGATTTCAACGGAATCACTGTAGCTGAAAAATTAATTGAGCAAACCGGTGTTATCGGTGAGAAAATCGAAATCGGTGGTTTTGAAATCTTAGAAGGCGCTTTTGTTGGATCTTACGTTCACGTAAACAAAATTGCTGCTTTAACGGCTATTTCTGCAAAAATTGACAACGCTGAAACACTAACTAAAGATGTTTCTATGCAAGTTGCTTCAATGGGAGCTGATACCTTATCTTATAAAGATTTTGATCCTGCTTTCGTTGCTTCTGAATTGGCAGCTCGTATCGCAGTAATCGAAAAAGAAAATGAAGAAGCAAAACGTTTAGGAAAAACATTGAAAAACGTTCCTAAATATATCTCTTACTCTCAATTAACTGAAGAAGTGATCAAACAAGCAGAAGAAGATGCTAAAGCTGAATTAAAAGCGGAAGGCAAACCAGAGCAAATTTGGGACAAAATTCTTCCTGGAAAAGTACAACGTTTCATCTCTGATAACACTACTTTAGACCAAGAGAAAGCCTTATTAGATCAAAACTTCATCAAAGATGACAGTAAAAAAGTAGGCGATTATGTTAAAGGTTTCAACGTTGAAATTACAGGTTTCAAAAGAGTAACTTTAGGATAA